A single genomic interval of Bradyrhizobium japonicum USDA 6 harbors:
- a CDS encoding patatin-like phospholipase family protein → MSEKIVGTHDGGGLQGASSTEASRLLLMTNVWSDAPSPPPVPEPAPVPPPPPPAPVAKAVAPVEVMTAAAPVARDQIRSGQWPPQRVSLALQGGGTFAAFTWGVLERLLEEPSIEFDTVSGASAGAINALLLASGLAEGGREGARSRLNRFWARLMHEASFRSLMLVGGFSPAGSSVAFGPTLRSGQFDPFDLDPLRLALSRDIDFAALRDAACPKLLIAATRIRDGQQQIFRNDCITADVALASTCPPLVHCAVEIDGEAYWDGGIGGNPPLVRLAQESTASDLLLIQVTPTRDSYVPITLAAIDRRLDQIAANAALNAEIAALEWARATAAPSLRLSRIAAEDSVEGLAQRSATDLGRGFIRTLHRSGREAAERWLGQGATGAKAERALPASEPALA, encoded by the coding sequence ATGAGCGAGAAGATTGTCGGCACGCATGACGGGGGTGGTTTGCAAGGTGCTTCCAGCACCGAGGCAAGCCGGCTGCTCTTGATGACCAATGTGTGGTCCGATGCGCCCTCGCCGCCTCCTGTCCCTGAGCCTGCTCCCGTTCCTCCACCACCGCCGCCTGCCCCCGTCGCGAAAGCTGTCGCTCCAGTCGAGGTCATGACCGCGGCCGCACCTGTCGCGCGTGATCAGATCCGCTCCGGCCAATGGCCTCCGCAAAGAGTGTCGCTAGCCCTTCAGGGCGGCGGCACTTTTGCGGCCTTCACCTGGGGCGTGCTGGAACGGTTGCTGGAAGAGCCGTCGATCGAATTCGACACGGTGAGCGGCGCCAGTGCCGGCGCCATCAATGCGCTCCTGCTTGCCTCCGGCCTTGCCGAAGGCGGACGCGAAGGCGCCCGTTCGCGGTTGAACCGGTTCTGGGCCCGCCTGATGCACGAGGCCTCGTTCCGCTCCTTGATGCTGGTCGGCGGATTCTCGCCGGCGGGAAGCTCGGTCGCGTTCGGTCCGACGCTGCGCTCCGGCCAGTTCGATCCGTTCGATCTCGATCCGCTGCGGCTGGCGCTGTCGCGCGACATCGATTTTGCCGCCTTGCGCGACGCGGCCTGCCCAAAACTGCTGATCGCCGCGACGCGAATCCGCGATGGGCAGCAGCAGATCTTCCGCAACGATTGCATTACCGCCGACGTCGCGCTGGCCTCGACCTGCCCGCCTTTGGTTCACTGCGCCGTCGAGATCGACGGCGAGGCCTATTGGGACGGCGGCATTGGCGGCAATCCGCCGCTGGTGCGCCTGGCGCAGGAATCGACAGCCTCCGACCTGCTGCTCATCCAGGTCACGCCTACGCGCGACAGCTACGTGCCGATCACGCTCGCCGCGATCGACCGCAGGCTCGACCAGATCGCGGCCAACGCCGCCCTCAACGCCGAGATCGCGGCGCTGGAATGGGCGCGAGCCACGGCTGCCCCTTCGCTGCGGCTCTCCAGGATCGCGGCCGAAGACTCCGTTGAGGGGCTGGCGCAGCGCTCAGCCACCGATCTCGGCCGCGGCTTCATTCGCACGCTGCACCGGAGTGGCCGCGAGGCCGCCGAGCGTTGGCTCGGACAAGGCGCGACAGGCGCCAAGGCCGAGCGCGCGCTGCCCGCCAGTGAGCCTGCGCTAGCCTGA